CATGGTTGAAGAGGTAATGAAGACGGAGGTGAAAGAAAGGCAAACTATTCTCttctactgccatctagtggtgataATCAYTGTGACAAGGTTCTAGAACAGGAGCTCATTAGATCAAGTCAAATCARattttatttgtcacatgcgccgaataaaaSAGGTTTAGACTTTACCTGAAATGCttactgtaaagtctacacttgttatatttggtgcatgtgaaaaataaaattgtattttatttgatatgatgAGCACCTGCTATGGAACCTTGTCACACTGATTGTCACCACTAGATGGATAGTTTGTCTTTCTGAAAGTTTCAGTCTGTTTACCTGAGGAGTATACTATAAAGCAGCATAAAggtgttagccagctaacttgcgtAAATATACTGAATGAATTTTTATTGTGTAGAAAGATAGGCTTGTAATGGTCTAACTGATTTAACAAACAAAAAGAKATGTACCTTTAGCTTTTTCAGTAAATTAAATCAATAGTCATTTCTGGTtgcttatcaaagttagctggctaactcattgattatGCTTTGTAGTAAACCCCTCTGGACTTCAAACCTGTTACATTCAGTTTCTTCTAAATTGGGAATAGATTAACTAAARATTTCATAACCAAAAAACAAATAAGTCAATGACctgaaacaaacactgtcagtacATGGTGTGTGTGGACTTAAGGGGGACATCTGAATTTAAGGTCCGTTATGCAACACTGCAACACTGCAYATAGCCATTTTAAGTCGTTTTTTTACTGGCTTAAACTAGACCTTACAAAAACACTCTCACATCTTTGTGTATTGATATTTTTCCGGCAGTAAATGACAGTTAACATCTATCATGATGTTCTTGAAGTAAAAAAAGCACGGACACCCTAAGGTGAAGTGCTGAGTAACAGAGGATGATCTATACAAATGAAACAGAAAGTTGCACACTAACACGTATCTTTCTTTTTCATTTGTATCATGATGTTTTTACCATTTATATTCAACCAATCCAATTAATCAGACACCAGAACATTCACATTTGACACAAAGTAAGCTGACACAATAGATGTAATTCACTGTATATTGAGAACACAGTGAAGAAAACAATTCACTTCCCCACAGAGCTGAAGATAGGGCATGAAATMGAGGGATCACTCTTCTTAACCACCTTGAATTCACATGCCTTTTGGTCCCACTCCTTCATGCAATCACCAGGAAAATCTACGGGAGTTGCATACCTGCAATCAAACAATCAACATCAGCAAATCATTTTGTTGTGTAAATCAATAGAATTTCACTCACCCAGTCTATTAATAAACGCCTGAGATAGCTTGTGTGGATATTTTGAGAAGATAACAATGGGTTGTATATTCRTTTAGTGTGATAGATACAGACTGGGAYGGCTGAGGGCTACATAGACCATGCATTTTGTAGGTGATAGTATAAAGTTGTACCCKGAGCAGCATGAATTACAAGTGCAGTCCATGCAATCACTGTTCCTCCAGCGGGAACCAATAGGATGCCATGTCTCATCCTTGTCATCACGACAATGGGTAATCATGCCTAAACAAGAAAATAGTATAGCATattgtatatttttgttgtatttgtgTATTTGATGTAGCCTGCGTATCATTCTTTTTCGCCAACATTCCACTCCTTYGCAATCCTGTTATTTGCAGAGACTGGCCTTTCTTTAATCTTCAAATATCACcattctatcattaatgagctCGAGGAGATCAGGGGATTTGATTCTGATTTGGTAACCCCCATAGCTATCATCAATCATAAAGTTATGCAAATTGGAACTCTATCTCTATTTTTCTCCACAGATGGATGTTCCAGCTTTGGTYTCTGGTTGCTAAGCAACCATTTGTTGRTGTCCAGACAAAAACCAGTCTGTCAAAAGTTGCTAGCTCAAGTCTAAATTCTCAAACTgaatatactgaacacaaatataaacYCAACATgtacagtgttggtcccatgtttcatgagctgaaataaaagatcccaggaattttccataagcacaaaaagctaatttctctccaattttgtgcacaaatctgtttacatccctgttaatgagcatttctcatttgccaagataatccatcacctgacaggtgtagcatgtcaagaagctgattaaacagcatgatcattacacaggtgcaccttgtgctggggacaataaaaggccactctacaaGGCGCAGttctgtcacaacacaatgccacagatgtctcaagttttgagggagcatgatattggcatgctgacatgctgactgcagtgtCCTACAGAGCTGTCctacagagctgttgccaggtaaTTGaaggttcatttctctaccaggtcatatgctgcatcagatgacctggcctccacaatcacccaacctcaacccaattgagatggtttgggatgagttggaccacagagggaaggaaaagcagccaacaagtgctcagcatatgtgggaactccttcaagactgttggaaaagcattccaggtgaagctggttgagagaatgccaagagtgtgcaaagctgtcatcaaggcaaagggtggctacttttaagaatacacatttttggttacaacatgattccatatgtgttatttcatagttttgatgtcttcagtattattctacaatgtagaaaataataaaaaataaagaaaaacccttgaatgagtaggtgtgtccaaacttttgacttgtactgtaaatTTTAGGAACTTACTAAACTTACTATTGAaagtaagaatagtagaatacaccaggtgcaagTTGTGTATCAGTTGTGTATCAGCACTTTTTGTCTTGTTatttcagtcactgacagtcactcaattagccatgtcagctaacaatttttaaaTTAGTCTAATCAGCCATCTATARttgtagtaatcatggccaaatccCGACTGGGGacgcattgattttgttagtcattWTCARtcagatatcatattaacatggatacaaaatgtgtagaattgcaggaaatMATCTTTGAAACTGCTAAAAATGCTCTCAACCCCCCAGAAAATTTGttgtaaaactgaaaaaaatgtctCTCTGCCCCATTGCAAAATTAGTATAATTGCATTGTTATAAAATTGCTATGTTTTTTCTCCAAcacatggtaaaatgtgtagaattgcaaaaaACYTACTTTtttccccatggcaaaatttgtagagTTGCAGGAAATTAGCATTAAAAACCCCAAAAGGTTAGAGATGGCCCTGGCTATGATTTTAAGCCTCAAAATACAACAACTTGCCTAGCTAACCGCtaaatatatctatttttaaaTTTGTTATAATTCTAATTCTATTTTTGAGGCTCCACATGTTATCATGGAATATATGAATATTATCTCCAACAACCAATGAGCAACTCTGTTGGAAATCCAGCTGCATATTTGAACGTTGAGATTGccgaaaggccagtctctttggcaaatAACAGGAGTggaaatgttagctaaaaagactggtAACCAGactatatatattgtgtgtgtgcatgtgtgtgtgagtgagagagaggggggggttcaTAGTCTTTTACTTTACCTGGCTTCAAGGTCATAGGCTTTATGTAGCAATAAGCATGGAACAGTGGAAGCAGCACACACAGGATTAAAGCTAGAGCCAAGGACTTCTtcacagggagaagagagggaaacatATGTTATTGAGGGGAATAAACAGCCATTGGCCTACCGTTGAACCGTTCAAAACAATTCTAGATAAACAACTATCTAAACCGAACTGACACATTTCTACATTTTGAGCTTATCATTGACCCTACCCTAGGTTATAAAATAACGTAATATTTGTCCAATGCCCTCCTCTACTATGTAATTTAAATCCACCATCCATTCCGACTTAAAACACATATATGGGGTAGTTCAAAAGATTCATTTTGCCAGCAGTATTTATTATGTCCACATTGTGATAAAATTATAAAATGTGCAACTCAAGCCCCATCACCTATTTGCCATTAGGAGGTAGAAGAAGAACACAGCTTCATCAACCAAATTCAAGGACGGTTCCAGCTCCTCCAAATTCCTACTAACTTGTACATAGCATGCCAAATTTCAAGAAACTTACCATGATTCACAAGAATGTAGACTGGATTCTAAGGTAATTCTAGGGATCTTCTAGGGTAGAGAACTTCACAGGCTTGTGGGTCTTTTGGAAGTAGCTTACCTTTGGAATTAAACAAGGGCTGGGGTCAAACACGGTCAGTAAATGGTGCACGTGGACTTTCGGTAAATCAGAATTTAAGGTCCTCTACGCAacaaagcaacatgtaaatagcCCTTAGTGTGTATGATATTTAGTTGTAAAATTAAttcagagaaaaaatatataaaaaWATATAATTTATTAGACGTATTTTGAAGCTATGAAGTTCCTTGTTTACTGGCTCAACCCAgactttacaaacacacacaaacattttgttcttctatcctcatggggacctaaaatgtatttccattcaaactCCTACTCCTattaatcctaaacctaacccttaccctaatKttaacccctaaccctaaccctaaacctaactcctaaccctagccCTGAACCTAACAAAGTAAGCATGTTTCTCACTTTTGTTTACTCTTTTCCCATCCCCACCCCTTTATTTAATTCCAAAGGTAGGCTACTTCCAAAAGACCCACTATTTAAAAGCATGTACTTCCCTACAAGAACTCCAATAGAATTACATTAGAATCCAGTCTACATTGGTGTGAATCATGGTAGGTAATTTTGCATGTTATGTTTTCAGGATTTTGAAGGTGATAGAACAGTCCTTATATTTGGTTGATTTTCCATTATAGCATTATAGTTACTACttagccgaagctaagtagtaacattaacatgatgtcttctaattgcattcGCTGTACTCATTATATACATGAGAATGATCYCCtgacggcgaggatagctgtgctacaagcccagcttcagacgcaatRgttaggcaagggtaatttcagtgtaggaaaggaagaaacagcgtctgtgccaccagtaagtacagatagtaacgttagtataaatccccccgcactgtccccgcagccggacaattttctcatggcttctggagggaaatgctgttggaatgctcaaccggtgtcgctcattcagccgacagaaactttcaaccggttttccccattgagtagcgagtcggagtctgaggccgagtcttctcttgtctctactcctcccgttacggggtctgagacgccgaagacTCKcaccattagctctgacaaattgataccaggcagtgatgcaaccggtcaggatgctctcgatggtgcagctgtagaactttttgaggatctgagtacccatgccaaatcttttcagtctcctgagggggaataggttttgtagtgccctcttcacgactgtcttggtgtgctgggacaatgttagtttgttggtgatgtggacaccaaggaacttgaagctctcaacctgctccactgcagacccgtcgatgagaatgggggcgtgcttggtcctctttttcctgaagtccacaatcatctcctttgtcttgataccatttgaaaggaaacactttgaagtttgtggaaatgtgaaattaatgtaggagaatataacacattagatctggtaaatgTCACGCCTgcccccgctccccctctctggcgctcgtgTGTCCCAGGCttcccatcattacgcacacctgtcaccatcgttacgcgcatcagcgcttcattggactcacctggactccatcacctcgcTTCTCGTCTCCTAGCGTCTGTCCTCACAGTAAAATATTATACTGTGCAAACAAAAAAACGTGCgttttcaaaaaatgttttgttccatcatctttgaaatgcaagagaaaggccatatttTCAGATAGgatgcagcagtgtgtgtgcaatgttTCAGAcggatccagtgaagaattacattactgcacaatattttgtatcgaGTCTGCTAGAAGTTTGCCCAAATGTTCCTAaatggtcaattgatacattttcaagtacataactatagagaacatYCAAAATTGCTATGGTAATAAAGAATTCAAGTTTACAcgctcccaggaatgtcatacatgatggatcattcgcttatacactaactttcacacatctagatggatccagagacagcagtggggtcaaactgtaggcaccagttcctacatttgaacataaaaatgtattttatcaaacaaaacaatgttAGATTTTATCTCTGGggccctcaggatgacaaatcagagcaagattactgaatgtaagtacattatttaccttcagaggtgaatgtatcaaatcaGTTGCCGTGAtacaagttttttgttgttgtacactCTCCTTAAACACCATGGTATTTTTAAACTAAACtagctactgttaattggacactgcagttagattaacaatcatttaagctttctgcccatataagacatgtctatgtcctggaaagttggctgttgtatactacttcattctagtcacattagcgtaCGTTAGCAACAACAGTCctggtttagggacaccgatcccgtagaggttaaagcacctttgacagcgattatagcctcaagtcttcttgggtatgacgctacaagcttggtacccctgtatttggggagtttgtcccattcttctctgcagatcctctcaagctctgtcaggttggKTGGCgagcgttgctgcaaagctattttcaggtctcttcagataTGTTCGATCTCCCAATTCCTGCccctgaaaaatatccccacagcatgatgctgcctccaccatgcttcaccttagggatgttgccaggtttcctccagacgtgacgcttggcattcaggccaaataggtcaatcttggtttcatcagaccagagaatcttgtttctRttggtctgagagtcctttaggagccttttgacaaactccaagtgggctgtcatgtgccttttactgaggagtggcttaaatctggccactctaccataaaggcctgattggtggagtgctgcagagatggttgtctttctggaaggttctaccatctccaaagaggaattatggggtattgtgtgtagattgatgatggatttttttgtttttatacattttagaaaaagctggtaacgtaaccaaatgggtaaatgtcaaagggtctgaatactttccgaatgcactgcaagtAGCCTAATGGGGTTTCATTTTGATATGATAATGTggacataaaaataaatactgcAAAATCCCCTTTGTTTGAGTCTGAATGGATGGTGGATTTAAACGGCACAATAGAGAAAAGACATTGGAAAAATAAAGTTARCGGTATTTATTTTCTAGAGTAAGGRCAATTAACTATTattttaacatgtttaaatgtgtcAGTTCCCTTTTCTAGTTCTTTATCTTCAATGTTTTTAAGGTTCAACGGTAGACCAATTGCTTGTTTATTCCCCTCAAtaacatatgttttccctcccttctccctgtgaAGAGGTCATTGGCCCTAGCTTTAATCCTGTGTGCGCTACTTCCACTGCTCCATGCTTATTGCTACAGCAAAGCTGTGACTTCTGACCCGGGTAAAGTAAAAGACTAAGCTAACCAGCTAACCACCTTCATGAACACAAACATTTTTTAATTACGCTAGTACATTGAAAAAGACAACAAACACATTGATATGTTATATTGTTTTCTTGTTTAGGCAAAACCCATTGTCGTGACGACAAGGACAAGACATGGCATCCTGTTGGTTCCCGCTGGAGGAACAGTGATTGCATGGACTGCACTTGTAATTCATGCTGCTCGGGGTACAACTTTATACTATCACCTACAAAATGCATGGTCTATGTAGCCCTCAGCCTTCCCAGTCTGTATCTATCACACTAAAGGAATATACAACCCATTGTTATCTTCTCAAAATATCCACACAAGCTATCTCAGGCGTTTATTAATAGACTGGGTGAGTGAAATTCTATTGATTTACACAACAAAATGATTTGCTGATGTTGATTGTTTGATTGCAGGTATGCAACTCCCGTAGATTTTCCTGGTGATTGCATGAAGGAGTGGGACCAAAAGGCATGTGAATTCAAGGTGGTTAAGAAGAGTGATCCCTCCATTTCATGCCCTATCTTCAGCTCTGTGGGGAAGTGAATTGTTTTCTTCACTGTGTTCTCAATATACAGTGAATTACATCTATTGTGTCAGCTTACTTTGTGTCAAATGTGAATGTTCTGGTGTCTGATTAATTGGATTGGTTGAATATAAATGGTAAAAACATCATGATACAAATGAAAAAGAAAGATACGTGTTAGTGTGCAACTTTCTGTTTCATTTGTATAGATCATCCTCTGTTACTCAGCACTTCACCTTAGGGTGTCCGTGCTTTTTTTACTTCAAGAACATCATGATAGATGTTAACTGTCATTTACTGCCGGAAAAATATCAATACACAAAGATGTGAGAGTGTTTTTGTAAGGTCTAGTTTAAGCCAgtaaaaaatacttaaaatagCTATTTGCAGGTTGCAGTGTTGCAAAATTCCCCAAAAGTTTACACACCCTTtactgacagtgtttgtttcagGTCATTGACATATTTGTTTTGTGGTTATGACATTTTTAGTTAATCTATTCCCAATGCAGAAGAAACTGAATGTAACAGGTTTTAAGTTTAGAGGGGTTTACTACAAAGCAACCAGAAATAACAATTGATTTTATGATTTATTAAATGTCTTTTCGTTTGTTAAATTaattagaccatgcccatttcaaggTTATCTTTCTACACATTAAAAAGTTAAATCAGTATATTTATGCTGGTTAAAGTATTATCCTCAGGTAAACAGACTGAAACTCTCAAAGACAAACTAGCCATCTGGTGGTGACAGTCAGTATGACAAGGTTCCATACCAGGAGAATATCAAataaaactgtatttgtcacatgcaccgaatacaacatttGTAGACTTAACACTAAACATTtaatggtaaagtctacacctgttatatttagtgcatgtgacaaatacatattTGATCTTATGAGCTCCTGGTAGTGATTgacaccactagatggcagtagaaGGGGATAGTTTGTCTTTCTCTCACCTCTGTCTTCATTACTGCCTCAACcatgagaaaaaaggaaaagaaagtCAGGGAGTTGTGGAAGGAGYCTTTAAGTTAGACACAATTACATAGGTTTCTCTGGAGCTGCCTGGAATACACTTCCCCTGTCCTACTTCCCAACAGTAAGAAAAGAGCAAAAGAAAAAGGCGAGATAAGAGGAGTGGGCTAATATGAGGctcagtgcatgtg
This portion of the Salvelinus sp. IW2-2015 linkage group LG15, ASM291031v2, whole genome shotgun sequence genome encodes:
- the msmbl gene encoding beta-microseminoprotein-like yields the protein MKSLALALILCVLLPLFHAYCYIKPMTLKPGMITHCRDDKDETWHPIGSRWRNSDCMDCTCNSCCSGYATPVDFPGDCMKEWDQKACEFKVVKKSDPSISCPIFSSVGK